The Capsicum annuum cultivar UCD-10X-F1 chromosome 3, UCD10Xv1.1, whole genome shotgun sequence genomic sequence tctctgtgtgtatatcttctatagacgtgcataTTTAACGCATATATGggcatatattttttaaattagtatataactctataatatttatatatatacttatatatattgtagtatatatatgttgtaatatatgttttatttaaaatagtacgtGTAGTCGTAgttattgaatggtgcatatatatgtgtaattgtgtacatgtgtatatattttttaaattttaatgtagtatatattatatatatagtgtatatatattgttaacgtatttaaaatgtatataggtggatatatattgtgtatattgaaaaaagtttttttttttaaatttttgaccgggtttgaccgaaTTTTTAATCGGATTTGACTGGGTTTAGTTGGATTTGACCGAGTTGGGTTAAATGAGCCGGGTTAgggtgatttttgaaatttttactgTTGAGCCTGGATTAGCCCGGTCCACTTAAAACCAACCCGGCCCGGCCCACAACTCAATTAATTTGTATAAATAACAcaaataccaaccttttaaaagtaattacactttttctcatttttttaattattttattctctctccctattaatgtatataacatagccgacatatacataacattctgtctatatgtgaaatttttgtaatatatttaaaaagttgagattttttgtaatattgaaaacataaattgtgtatttatgtaatttttaataattttaacgTCGATCCACTTAACACCAACCCGACTCGGCCTAACCCACAACCCGATTAATTTTAACGGGCCGGTTCTGAATTGTCCCGCTCACTTGACAGCCATAATGCCACCCATAGTGGCATTGAATGGAGTGAGCTTCTTCAAGTGTGGTTTGAATCGCTGCTAGTTTTATAAAACAAGGTACAAGGAGAACTTCGTACAAAACACAGAACTAAGATCCAACTACGATCAGAAGTACATAACAAAAAAATCTAGTTAATTTCGTTAAATATATGCTCACTTATGTATTACTTGACTTGATCCCTTTAATTTCAATGATGCCCTAGTTATCAACTTGATTAATGAGTGTCTGGCGGTCTAGCGGTATGATTCtagctatttttagttttttttttaaaaaaaaaaaaaattgtctggACAAATTCGTAGCAGAGGCTAAAACGTAAATTAGAAAAATAGACTTCAGCCGTCATTGCCAATTTCAAAACGGATGAATTAGCTGGTGAGTGGATTCGTAGTTATTCAACTAATATATTTCAGACTTCTTGTGTGTTAAGAAAAGGCGAAATAAACGTACCGTGTTCGAAGTGACATATTCTCATAGGACCAAACTAACGCTATTTAGGATGTTtaaacaattaaattaaattaaatacatattaattaatcataattaaataacataaattaaacTCTTAAATTCAAACACTAGGTCATGCATACTAGACTTACATGTACTAACTTAGTACATGCACTCTCTGTTTTTAATCCTTCTCATCAGAGTACTGGTCAAAAGAGATGGATCCATTTTATTGAAGCAAGCAAAATACAATTATTGAAGGTTCATTCTTCTTTTAGACTTTACAAATTCAACCCAAAACTTGCTATCTAGCCCTGTTTCTAGAATTTCAAAGGCCAAAGCCAACATAAGATCATTGATTAACCGAAAACATACAACTGCTGCTTGTTCAACTCTTTTAACATAATTAGCTGGAAATACATACATATCGGCATTTCATTTATTAATGCAACGCTATATATACATCTCTTCAAAAAGCATGGAGAAAACGTCGCCATCCTTGCACCTTCAAAGTACTCCCCAATTGCAAATCTTGGATCCAAAATGCATAAAGCTTGCTACAAGCAATTATGCATTCGGATTCACTCCAACAGATTGCAATGTCTCAGTGTGAGGTTCCCTACAGTGACACCAATAAAATCAAGATAttaaatctttaatcttgaaATTTAAGTTCAAGACCACAATATTAAAAAGTTTCCTTTACTTCCATCATCGTGTTaagcaattttatttttttaaaaaaaaaagtttggtgCACTAAGCTCCCATTATGGGCAGGATCTGGAAAAGGGCCCAACCACAGAAATGTATGTAGTCTCACCTTCCATTTTTCCAGGACTTCCCGATCACATGCAACTACTTTACCCGTTGCGCAGGTCCGAGAAAAGACCCATTTCTGCAAGGTACTGTTTCCTAGGCTTGACAAATTGATCCAAACAAACAAATAGAAATGATGGGAGTACTAAAGAATCCATTGGCCCGTGACAAACATGGTATCAAGGGCAAATCTCAAAGGCAATACGTGTCATGTGCTTGACATATGACAAACATGATATCAGAGCCTCGGTGGGAGGGAGGAATCAACGTGAGGAAATTGAAGTACTAGAAGCATATTGGAGTACCTCGCTAGAACATCCCCACGGATGGGATCAGACATGACAGACTGATCATCAAAATCCTGAACATGAGCCACCTTTCGAAAGAAAGATTTCTTTAAGAACTTTTCTGAATCATCCACAACCTCCTCCGGTTCGGTGACTTCTGGTACAGTTTCCCTCCTTGATTTCTTCAAGGACACGTTCGGCGCCCGCTTCAGCTGATGCATCGCTGTCTGTAATCCAAAACCCATCGATAGCGCTATTAGTCCAAGTGCCACGTACACTGGAACGAAATCTCCTTTCATGAATCCCCTGTTTTCAAGCTAACATCAACATACTGCTTTTATTTCACTTAAAATGGAAAATTTACATTTTTAGTACCTCAGATATGTCAAGTGATTTAACTAGCTAGGAAAGAAAGCACATTAATTAATCACGGTTAAGAGCTAAAAGTCATAGTACTATTGGAATTTATCTATTGATTTGGGGTAAACATCCTGTGGAATTGAGTTCTTACCCTTTTGATTCCTTTCAtgaaatatgtgtgtgtgttcaCTAGTTTAACAAGTGCTAAACCACTCAATTAGCCTTGTATAATCTCAAGTTTGTAGTGGTACTCTACATTTGACAGTATCTATATAAATACGTATTTCTTATAGATACATATAAAGGGACTAAAAACAAACATTTGCAAATTAAAGTTTAGATGTgcatggacaaatattacaaggACATCAAAATTGACCAACAAATGAGGTACCCATATTGCAATTGgcccttctctttttttttttctttctttttttctttttggtaataGAGTTGCTATAAACCAAAATTCACCTGGGCTTGGCGTCTGGATGCTCAGCAGTACTGGCATATGACCTCCATTTGGTCCCATTTGATTTTGCAAAAGCAGAATCTGCGGTAACACGAATAGCCACAGATTTCCACAAACTCTACAAAGTTGAACAAAAATTTACAATGAATGTTTAACACACACGTTGAACAATCAAAATGTAACTCGACCAACTAATTAAGTACTCCGTTTCCGTTTCAGAAAGAAGGAACTActtgacaaaaatattttttaatcttgcgaccttaaattaaaattatatcaaatatatcaaaatacatTGTAATCTTGCGATCCTAAAGCTGTCAtctggaaagttaaaattaaaatattaaaaaaaactgatttttttttttaatggactaaaaaaaattgtaactagAATTTGGACTTACCGAAGACCTGAATGCCATGATGCAAAATATGAGTAGAAGAGTGAATGAAGCACTAGCAGAGCAAAATGATAAAGTAAAGAGGGTTGGTTTTCACTGatgaagagattttttttttttatggttaaTTGATGATAGATCATTATATAGTGAGGGAGACATCGATAGATAAGTGCCACGAAGGGGTGTACATGCAGAATTAAGGACACTCGTCAGCAGCTAACAAGTCCACTTTGTGCTAGCGGTGACTCGTGTCTCATGCTAACTAAATATACATaagtttatgttttttcttttatttatttatttttattgttatccTCCTTTGACTGACAAACCCTTCTACTTCCCCATATTAGATTGTTCCAAGTGGTTTAACAGAATCTCAGTGAGAAGTACGCTTTGAATTTTAAGTTAACAAGTGCAAAGAAATATATAAATGTGTCCATGTATTTTTAATCCACGACACGTAGGTAGAATCTAGGTACATTCGAATCATTTTTAGACCTGCTTGTCAAAATTCACTCGATATAtcattgttattaaaaaaattagatacAAACTCTTAATCTAATGACACCTGAAGAATACATCATTTATAATCTTGTTGActcttcaaatatatatatatgaagaacgTCAAAATCACACGTATTCAATTTTTTGCTAAATCAGCGTAACTAAGGTAATTTGGGTATTTTCATGTAGAATTCTCAGGTAGTAAATCATTTCGATGTATTTTAACGAtcaaaatttttttacaaaaaaaaagttacagtaataaataaattatgaaatgaaTCTTAACCTCAAAGGCTAACTTAAAAAATGCGAATTGCCCAAATCGATATAAACAAACTACTCATTCATCCCTAATCAATGTGAAACTTTTACCCACTTTTAACAT encodes the following:
- the LOC107862097 gene encoding uncharacterized protein LOC107862097, which gives rise to MAFRSSSLWKSVAIRVTADSAFAKSNGTKWRSYASTAEHPDAKPRGFMKGDFVPVYVALGLIALSMGFGLQTAMHQLKRAPNVSLKKSRRETVPEVTEPEEVVDDSEKFLKKSFFRKVAHVQDFDDQSVMSDPIRGDVLAREPHTETLQSVGVNPNA